Within the Vicinamibacteria bacterium genome, the region CCCTCAGGTCGAGGACTGGAGAGCGCGGTCGCGAGCGTTCCGGGAGCTCGGGACCTACTACTACACGACCAAGAACGTGACCGGGACCGAAGGCCCCGAAAGCCTCGTCGCCGGAGTGCTGTCCGAGAATCTGTTCGGCCTTCTCGGAGTGCCGCCGCGTCTCGGCCGAACCTTCGAGCCCGGGGACTCCGAGGATTCCGCAGTCGTCGTACTCAGCGACGGCTTGTGGCGGCGCCGGTTTGGTGCGGATCCGTCGATTCTGGGAACCGTCATCTCTCTCGACGGCATCCCTCACTCGGTGATCGGGGTGATGCCGCCCGGGTTCAACTTTCCCTTCGGGGGAGTCAAGATGTGGATCCCGCTCGCTGCCACGACTTCGGCGGAGCCGAGGGACCGCGACCTTCATATTCTCCTCGGTCGGTTGAGCCCCGATTGGACTCGGGAGAGAGCCCGGGTCGAGCTCGAAGGCATCCAGAGCGAGCTAAAGGCGGTCTACCCGGACATCGACGGGCGGTTCTCCGGGGTATCGGTGAAAGAGCTTCGCGAAGCGCTCAATTTCGGCTACGACATCATGCGCGTCAGCTTCACCGTTCTTCTCGCTGCCGTAGGATTCGTCCTCCTCATCGCTTGTGTGAATGTCGCGAGCCTGACGCTCGCCCGGGCCCGCGCCCGCGAGCGGGACGTCGCGGTTCGCTCGGCCCTCGGAGCCCGCCGGGGCCGCATCGTCCGGCAGCTCCTGA harbors:
- a CDS encoding ABC transporter permease — encoded protein: MRFDPFGQDLVLAWRNVVAKPSYAVVVVITLALGIAANTMIVSFMNPYFIRPLPFRDAHELVQVGQVDTLRGWDGARFSIPQVEDWRARSRAFRELGTYYYTTKNVTGTEGPESLVAGVLSENLFGLLGVPPRLGRTFEPGDSEDSAVVVLSDGLWRRRFGADPSILGTVISLDGIPHSVIGVMPPGFNFPFGGVKMWIPLAATTSAEPRDRDLHILLGRLSPDWTRERARVELEGIQSELKAVYPDIDGRFSGVSVKELREALNFGYDIMRVSFTVLLAAVGFVLLIACVNVASLTLARARARERDVAVRSALGARRGRIVRQLL